One window of Candidatus Nitrospira kreftii genomic DNA carries:
- a CDS encoding hypothetical protein (conserved protein of unknown function), whose translation MISTGSRTGGGRRNYGPRWLFYVSSLFAFMEMSACTMVGALPFSGDSWKEEVLLHDGSKIIVERTVERGGRHEVGQKPPYKEQRLRFTMPRTTQTVTWEDHYSDDLGQANFLPMALDVVEGTPYLVVYPMGCLSYNKWGRPNPPYVVFHYHDKKWTRTPLQELPTDITTPNVLFSQPDVEVERFGKRVITADMIKGVIAGYKQPEFKTILRTPVKAGSEGSTANCEEMIHYKCGWINPQGTFGREYMDRTCK comes from the coding sequence ATGATCAGCACTGGTAGTAGAACGGGTGGCGGCAGGAGGAACTATGGACCGCGGTGGCTTTTCTACGTCAGCAGTCTGTTTGCCTTTATGGAGATGAGTGCGTGCACGATGGTGGGCGCGCTGCCGTTTAGTGGGGATAGCTGGAAAGAAGAAGTCCTCCTGCATGACGGGAGCAAGATCATCGTTGAGCGTACAGTTGAACGAGGTGGGCGGCATGAGGTCGGGCAGAAGCCACCGTATAAAGAGCAGCGCTTGCGTTTTACGATGCCTAGGACCACTCAGACCGTCACTTGGGAAGATCACTACAGCGATGATCTGGGCCAGGCCAATTTCCTGCCGATGGCGTTGGATGTTGTGGAAGGCACACCGTACCTCGTTGTCTATCCGATGGGCTGCCTATCGTACAACAAGTGGGGTCGACCCAATCCGCCCTATGTAGTCTTTCACTACCACGACAAGAAGTGGACGCGCACACCGTTGCAAGAGTTACCCACAGACATCACGACACCCAACGTTCTTTTTTCACAACCCGACGTCGAGGTTGAACGATTCGGCAAGCGGGTGATTACGGCGGACATGATTAAAGGCGTGATTGCGGGCTATAAACAGCCTGAATTCAAAACCATTCTGCGGACGCCGGTGAAGGCAGGATCAGAGGGATCCACGGCGAACTGCGAAGAAATGATTCACTATAAATGTGGGTGGATTAATCCGCAGGGCACATTCGGACGAGAATACATGGACAGAACGTGCAAATAG